Within the Pseudomonas chlororaphis subsp. aurantiaca genome, the region CGCCGAGTATCCATCGATGGAGTTGAATCCCTTGATACCCCCTCTGTTGAGAATTGGGGCGCTGAGCGGTAGCCAATCACCGGAACTGCTACGCCGATAGACCTGTCGCTGCATACCCGCGACGTAATTGCTACCCGCGATAACCCGCATGTCACGCAGTGGACCAGTTTCCCTTGGGCCAGTGACGGACTCATGGGTCTTGGCACCACCCTGGAATACATGAATGTCGCCATCCAGGCCCATGCAGAACAGTGTCAGTGGGCTAGCGAAGGCAGTGATGGCGGTAGCCGTCCAATCGATCATGAAATGCGCAAACGCACCGTTTTTCCAACGGATAACCTTGGTATGGCCGATATCCTGATTATTCAAATCGGTTATCTGGGCGGTGATAAATACCAAGTCTTTCCTGATGACGGTGCACTCCGAAAATGTAACTGCCCCGTTATTCATATGAGTACTCCATGAGGTTCTCAGCCATCGAGGTCCATCAACTGTTCTGCGCCATATTCCTTTTGTTCGTCGTTGAGGGGAGACCTGTCGGCACGCAACGGCGTCTTGTTATCGGTGACGCCGACTTGTTTGTGATAATTGTCCATTTGAGCTTCAAGGCATTCTTTTTTACAGGGCTTGCCGTCTTTACCCGAAGCAGGGAAGGTCTTTTGATGCGCAAATACTGCGCTTTCCTTGGCTGCGCCATAGTTCCACGCATTGTCCTTGCCCCCCATCTGAGAGCGTGGGCCATCGGCATCCATGGCTCCCTTCTCGGCAGTGTTCTGAATGGCATGCATCTGACCATGTGTCTCTTTGTAGCGGGAGCCAGTGACACAGACACAAGGTGCACGCGTATCGTCATAGCTCTTGAATTCCTCCAGGCGTTTTTTCGAGGTACGCCCCCCGGCCTCGGTAAAACAATGAACTTCGATCAAGTGGTGAGGCGTCTCGCCTTCGCAACAGCCCTGTTGGTTTTCGGTCGAGCGTGGGGTATGAGGAACCAGCATGCATTTCTTGGCGCGCTGGCAATCGTCGTTCTTGCAATCTTTGTCATGATCGCCAGAGCATTTGTCTTCGACTTCCTTGCGCTCGTCTTCGCAACCCTTGCCGGGCGGACCGCCGGCAACCTCGTCGAGATACGGCCAGGTGGGCGTGTTGCCAGGGTACGACGCATGATTGTGGGTGGTCATATCCAGGTTTCTGACTATGTTCTCGCCTTCGAACTTCACATCCATGGACCAGGAAGTGAAGTAGACCTTGCCTTTGATTTTGCTAGTGACTACCCCTTTCTTCGGGGCACAGCCTGCTTCGTCGCCATAGCTGGTCTTGAAGTAACTCTTGTTCTTCAGCATCACCTCTTTACGGGTGATCTTCACCGTCCGACTGCCCCTGGTGGTGTCCTTGGCCATACCGGTATTGGGGTAGGGGATGGGCACCCCTGTCGGTGTCGGCGGAGCCTGGGGCGGGGTGAAGCAGACGTCCGGGAAGCAGGCGACGGACTTGCCATCGGCCGCCTTGCAGGAAATCTCCATGTCGTTGGCGAAAACCTGGTTGCCCATCACGTAGCCCTCACAGTCTGATAACTGAGCAGCGCGGCGGCGCGTTGCCCGGCGTCGTTGCCGAGGTGGCAGAAGATATTCGGGCCTTCGCCGTAGCCCTTGCGGCTGGCGGCCAGGGCCACGGCGAGCATCGCCGGGCCGATGGCGGCGCCGGTTTCGCCGATGCAGTCGGCGGGGTGCCAGAGGTGGAAGAATTCCTTGCGCACCCGCAGGGTGCGGCTCAGGGCCAGGGAGGCTTCCTTGAAGTAGTACTGCTCGCCGGAGATGTCGGTGAGCCGATAATCCATCTGCTCCAGCCCGCAGCCGGCTTCGCTCAGGGCCGCGCGCACGGCTTGCGTCAGGCCGTCGGCGCGCAGCGGAATGTCTTCGGCCTCCACCGTGGCCTTTTCCACGCCGAAGCCCAGGCCGATGCACGCCAGCTGCGGCGTTTCGCTGGCGGTCGGGGCATTGATCAGCACAGCGGCGGCGCCTTCGCCGGGGATAAAACCGTTGGAGTTCTGGCTGGTGAGCAGGCGTTCGCGCTCTTCGAAAGCGGCCAGGGTCGGGCCGCTGAGGAAGGAGTCGACGCCGGCGATCAGCACGTGGCGATGGCCTTGCTCATAAATCAGTTTGCGCGCATTGAGCAGGGCGACCGCGCCGCTGACTCGACCACGGGGGATGACATTGGAGCTGCCATGAAAACGCACGCCCAATTCACGCTCAATGTCGTGCAGCAGGCAAAGATCCAGGCCGTCGAGACGGCCGGGGCGGTCGGCCTCCGCCACCCCGAGCAGCAGCGGGGTTTTCTCCGGGTCGACGCCCGGCGTGCTCTGTAGTGCCTCGGCGATGGCCCGTGCAGCCATCTTGATCAGCTTGCTGCGCCCACGCCAGGGCTGTTCCAGGGGCACGCTGGCAGCGATCAGCCATTCGCCACCTTGGTCAATGAAACGGGTCTCCTGGAAGTTATCGATAGCGCAACGGATCGCCGCGCAGCTCGCGGGGGCGCTAAGGCCTACGGCGCTGACCATGCCGGAGCCGATGATGCAGAGCGCGGCCATCAGGGCGTCTCCTCGGGCGCGCGCTTGGCTTTCACCAGCGCCGACAGCGACGGGTAGTAATCCTTGCCCAGTTCGCGGGCGCGCCACCAGCCTGTGGACATCGTGCCGACCAGCACCTGAGTGATCTCGAACAGGTTGCGTCGTAGCGGACGGGAGACACGCCAGGTCAGCTGCACCTGGAGCGCGTCAGTGTCGATCAGCAGCGTGTCGATCACCGCCTGCACAGTCTCATGGCCGCCTTTTTTCAGAAAGAAGGTCACCGGCACCTGCATTTCGGGAATGCGAAAGCCCGCGCGCTCCTGGGACGTGAGGTTGAGCAGCAGCACATCCTCGCCACCGCGCAGGTAGTGGGTCTGCTGATCCTCAGGGGCCGCCTGAAAGTAGCGGTTGTCGAAATCCGCCGGCAGAAAGGGAAAGCAGTCGGCCAGCCAGGCCTCGTCGTAGGTGCCGGCGAAGCGGGCGCGTTGTGGCCAGCCACGGCCGATGGGGCCGAGGGCCATGGGGCGGAAGCTGCCAGAGGGACTGTCGATCGGTTTGCCCAACTCCTCGGTGCTCGGCATTGGCATGCCAACGATGTCGGCACTGTCGGCGCTGCGCGGGTACCAGCCGCAACCGACCGGATTGTCCAGGTAGCAGTGGCGCAATTGGGGGTCGTTGGCGATCGGATGGTTGCCGCCAAACGCCCGGGCATAGGAGATGTCCTGCTCGGTAAACGGCTGTGGCAAGCCGGGAGCAACGCCCAGAAGCCCCGCTTGCCATTGCCGTGGACCGAGGACGGAAAAAGCCTTGCTCATCCGCCCGACGCGAATGCCTGCGGTCAACTGCGTCACGGGGCGCCCGCCTGGGGCGTAGGCCTTGCCGCGGACCAGGACATCGCAGCATGGCTTGACCGGGGCGAAGTCCATTTCCTGCAGCGGGGCGCTGAGGCCGGGCTCGCCGAGGAAGGTGTCGGCCATCAGCAGCGGTTGCTGGGTGTCGGCGAGGGTGGCCGCGCGGCCGTCCAGCGGCAGGTTGAACGTGCCTTTGGCCACCACCACCAGGGACTCGCGGCCATCGGGCGCCAGGCCCTGGGTATAGGCGGCAAGCAGTTTGCTGGCGTTGAGCAGTTCCATAGGCCGGATACCTGTCTAGTTGATCTGCACCGAACCGCCCTTGATGCGGTTGACCCCGCTGGAGCGGCTGGACAGGTAGGCGCCCTGGATGATCACTTTGCCCGCGCGGGTCAGGGTGATGCTGGCCTTGCCGCAACGCAGCACGATCTCGCGTTCGGCGCTCAGCTCCAGGCAATGCTCGTCCAGCCGCACGCTGGCGACTGGCTCGGGCGGGGCGTCCGCGCCGAGCAGGCGGCCGAGCACCAAGGGGCAAGCCGGATCGCCGCCTTCGAACATCAGCGCGACCTGGCCGCCGATATCCGCAGGCCCCAGCAGCGCGGTGCAGCGGGCAACGACGCCGCTGGCATCCGGGCAACCCGGGTAAACGACCCTGGGCGCGCTGGCGTGCGGCAGCTCGAGC harbors:
- a CDS encoding PAAR-like domain-containing protein, whose amino-acid sequence is MGNQVFANDMEISCKAADGKSVACFPDVCFTPPQAPPTPTGVPIPYPNTGMAKDTTRGSRTVKITRKEVMLKNKSYFKTSYGDEAGCAPKKGVVTSKIKGKVYFTSWSMDVKFEGENIVRNLDMTTHNHASYPGNTPTWPYLDEVAGGPPGKGCEDERKEVEDKCSGDHDKDCKNDDCQRAKKCMLVPHTPRSTENQQGCCEGETPHHLIEVHCFTEAGGRTSKKRLEEFKSYDDTRAPCVCVTGSRYKETHGQMHAIQNTAEKGAMDADGPRSQMGGKDNAWNYGAAKESAVFAHQKTFPASGKDGKPCKKECLEAQMDNYHKQVGVTDNKTPLRADRSPLNDEQKEYGAEQLMDLDG
- a CDS encoding DUF2169 family type VI secretion system accessory protein, whose amino-acid sequence is MELLNASKLLAAYTQGLAPDGRESLVVVAKGTFNLPLDGRAATLADTQQPLLMADTFLGEPGLSAPLQEMDFAPVKPCCDVLVRGKAYAPGGRPVTQLTAGIRVGRMSKAFSVLGPRQWQAGLLGVAPGLPQPFTEQDISYARAFGGNHPIANDPQLRHCYLDNPVGCGWYPRSADSADIVGMPMPSTEELGKPIDSPSGSFRPMALGPIGRGWPQRARFAGTYDEAWLADCFPFLPADFDNRYFQAAPEDQQTHYLRGGEDVLLLNLTSQERAGFRIPEMQVPVTFFLKKGGHETVQAVIDTLLIDTDALQVQLTWRVSRPLRRNLFEITQVLVGTMSTGWWRARELGKDYYPSLSALVKAKRAPEETP
- a CDS encoding DUF6484 domain-containing protein, giving the protein MTIQHPLPIQARIDAVVIGTLLELPHASAPRVVYPGCPDASGVVARCTALLGPADIGGQVALMFEGGDPACPLVLGRLLGADAPPEPVASVRLDEHCLELSAEREIVLRCGKASITLTRAGKVIIQGAYLSSRSSGVNRIKGGSVQIN